A window of Streptomyces armeniacus contains these coding sequences:
- a CDS encoding helix-turn-helix domain-containing protein: protein MSIGNSPEEDRPSVGRALHQARIDARLTVDEVSTSTRVRVPIVHGIEDDDFSRCGGDVYARGHIRTLARAVGLDPEALVAQYDEEHGGRPEPTPAAALFEAERIRPEPRRPNWTAAMVAAIVAVVGFVGFTLFNGDSGESGNKVADPKPSSKPTTQKPTPTRPADPKPSESAVAGVPADKVTVRMVADDGNSWVSAEDHSGKLIFEGPLKDGATKTFTDDKRINLVLGNAGAVRLWVNGKEVDRLGDEGNVERVSYTRGDPEQG, encoded by the coding sequence GTGTCCATCGGCAACTCCCCCGAAGAGGACCGGCCCTCGGTCGGTCGAGCCCTCCATCAGGCCCGAATCGACGCACGCCTGACCGTGGACGAGGTCAGTACGTCAACCCGAGTGCGTGTGCCCATCGTGCACGGAATCGAGGACGACGATTTCTCCCGCTGTGGCGGGGATGTCTACGCACGCGGCCACATCCGTACGCTCGCCCGCGCCGTCGGACTGGACCCCGAGGCGCTCGTCGCGCAGTACGACGAGGAGCACGGCGGACGCCCCGAGCCCACCCCGGCGGCCGCACTGTTCGAGGCGGAGCGCATCCGTCCGGAGCCGCGCCGGCCGAACTGGACGGCAGCCATGGTCGCGGCGATCGTCGCGGTCGTCGGCTTCGTCGGATTCACCCTCTTCAACGGCGACAGCGGCGAGTCCGGCAACAAGGTCGCCGACCCCAAGCCGTCGTCCAAGCCCACCACCCAGAAGCCGACCCCGACCCGGCCCGCCGACCCCAAGCCCTCCGAGAGCGCTGTCGCGGGCGTCCCCGCGGACAAGGTCACCGTCCGCATGGTGGCCGACGACGGGAACAGCTGGGTCTCCGCCGAGGACCACAGCGGCAAGCTGATCTTCGAGGGACCGCTGAAGGACGGCGCCACCAAGACCTTCACCGACGACAAGCGGATCAACCTGGTGCTCGGGAACGCCGGAGCCGTACGCCTGTGGGTGAACGGCAAGGAGGTCGACCGGCTCGGCGACGAGGGCAACGTGGAGCGCGTCAGCTACACCCGCGGCGACCCCGAGCAGGGCTGA
- the rimO gene encoding 30S ribosomal protein S12 methylthiotransferase RimO: MPEPRTVALVTLGCARNEVDSEELAGRLAADGWALVEEAADADVAVVNTCGFVEAAKKDSVDALLEANDLKDHGRTQAVVAVGCMAERYGKELADALPEADGVLGFDDYSHISDRLQTILAGGVHAPHTPRDRRKLLPVSPAARQEAGAGVALPGHGTAAPEETPEEAREAPADLPAGVAPASGPRAPLRRRTGSSPVASVKLASGCDRRCTFCAIPSFRGSFISRRPSDVLGETRWLAQQGVREVMLVSENNTSYGKDLGDVRLLETLLPELAAVDGMERVRVSYLQPAEMRPGLIDVLTGTDGVAPYFDLSFQHSAPGVLRAMRRFGDTDSFLALLESIREKAPEAGVRSNFIVGFPGETEADVAELERFLSAARLDAVGVFGYSDEDGTEAATYTEKNAPEEVAERLERVSRLAEELTAQRAEERVGETVRVLVESAGAGAGPEAEGPLGRGAHQAPETDGQVLLTGAGPRGLTVGRMVEARVVATEGVDLVAELLPGESEEAGR, encoded by the coding sequence ATGCCCGAACCCCGTACCGTCGCCCTCGTCACGCTCGGATGCGCCCGCAACGAAGTGGACTCCGAAGAGCTCGCCGGCCGCCTGGCGGCGGATGGCTGGGCCCTCGTGGAAGAGGCCGCCGACGCCGATGTCGCGGTGGTCAACACCTGCGGCTTCGTCGAGGCCGCGAAGAAGGATTCCGTCGACGCCCTGCTCGAGGCCAACGACCTGAAGGACCACGGGAGAACGCAGGCCGTGGTCGCCGTCGGCTGCATGGCGGAACGGTACGGCAAGGAGCTCGCGGACGCGCTGCCCGAGGCCGACGGCGTGCTCGGGTTCGACGACTACTCGCACATCTCCGACCGGCTGCAGACCATCCTCGCCGGCGGCGTACACGCCCCGCACACCCCGCGCGACCGGCGCAAGCTGCTCCCCGTGAGCCCCGCCGCGCGCCAGGAGGCGGGGGCCGGTGTGGCCCTGCCCGGGCACGGGACGGCCGCGCCGGAGGAGACCCCCGAGGAGGCCCGCGAGGCGCCCGCCGACCTGCCCGCCGGGGTGGCACCCGCCTCGGGCCCGCGCGCGCCGCTGCGCCGGCGTACGGGCAGCAGCCCGGTCGCCTCCGTCAAGCTCGCCTCCGGGTGCGACCGGCGGTGCACGTTCTGCGCGATCCCGTCGTTCCGGGGCTCGTTCATCTCCCGGCGGCCCTCGGACGTGCTGGGCGAGACGAGGTGGCTGGCGCAGCAGGGCGTCAGGGAGGTCATGCTCGTCTCCGAGAACAACACGTCGTACGGCAAGGACCTCGGCGACGTACGGCTGCTGGAGACGCTGCTGCCCGAGCTGGCCGCGGTCGACGGCATGGAGCGCGTCCGGGTCAGCTACCTGCAGCCCGCGGAGATGCGCCCCGGCCTGATCGACGTGCTCACGGGCACGGACGGGGTCGCGCCGTACTTCGACCTGTCCTTCCAGCACTCCGCCCCGGGGGTGCTGCGTGCCATGCGGCGGTTCGGGGACACGGACAGCTTCCTGGCACTCCTGGAGTCGATCAGGGAGAAGGCCCCCGAGGCGGGCGTCCGGTCGAACTTCATCGTGGGTTTCCCCGGCGAGACCGAGGCGGACGTGGCCGAGCTGGAGCGCTTCCTGAGCGCGGCGCGGCTGGATGCCGTGGGCGTCTTCGGGTACTCGGACGAGGACGGCACGGAAGCCGCGACGTACACGGAGAAGAACGCCCCGGAGGAGGTCGCCGAGCGGCTGGAGCGGGTCTCGCGGCTCGCCGAGGAGCTCACCGCGCAGCGCGCGGAGGAGCGGGTCGGCGAGACCGTACGGGTGCTGGTGGAGTCCGCCGGTGCGGGCGCCGGCCCGGAGGCGGAGGGTCCGCTGGGGCGCGGAGCGCACCAGGCGCCGGAGACGGACGGGCAGGTGCTGCTCACCGGCGCGGGACCCCGGGGTCTGACGGTCGGACGTATGGTCGAAGCGAGGGTGGTGGCGACCGAGGGCGTGGACCTGGTCGCCGAGCTGCTCCCCGGCGAGAGCGAGGAGGCGGGCAGATGA
- the pgsA gene encoding CDP-diacylglycerol--glycerol-3-phosphate 3-phosphatidyltransferase, with protein sequence MTGVPASAAGNGPVAKPKTAAVRQVSLWNIANILTMVRLLLVPGFVLLMLANGGDDPAWRSFAWAAFTIAMITDLFDGELARRYNLITDFGKLADPIADKAIMGAALICLSALGDLPWWVTTVILVRELGITLMRFWVIRHGVIPASRGGKMKTLAQGVAVGMYVLALTGPLASLRWWVMGLAVLLTVGTGLDYVRQAVVLRRAGLAEATEGAATATATAAEGHTEPAGEEAEPAGPRAAADPGGAAEVRDALED encoded by the coding sequence ATGACCGGAGTGCCGGCCTCCGCGGCTGGTAACGGTCCGGTGGCCAAGCCGAAGACCGCGGCGGTGCGCCAGGTGAGCCTGTGGAACATCGCCAACATCCTCACCATGGTCCGGCTGCTGCTGGTGCCCGGCTTCGTCCTGCTGATGCTGGCGAACGGCGGGGACGACCCCGCGTGGCGCTCGTTCGCGTGGGCGGCCTTCACCATCGCCATGATCACCGACCTGTTCGACGGCGAACTGGCCAGGCGCTACAACCTCATCACCGACTTCGGGAAGCTGGCCGACCCGATCGCCGACAAGGCGATCATGGGCGCGGCGCTGATCTGCCTCTCGGCCCTGGGCGACCTGCCCTGGTGGGTGACCACGGTGATCCTGGTCCGCGAGCTGGGCATCACGCTGATGCGCTTCTGGGTGATCAGACACGGGGTGATCCCGGCCAGCCGCGGCGGAAAGATGAAGACGCTCGCGCAGGGCGTCGCCGTGGGCATGTACGTGCTGGCGCTGACCGGGCCGCTCGCCTCGCTGCGCTGGTGGGTCATGGGCCTGGCGGTGCTGCTGACGGTGGGCACCGGGCTGGACTACGTACGGCAGGCGGTCGTACTCCGCCGGGCCGGGCTCGCGGAGGCGACGGAGGGTGCGGCGACGGCGACCGCGACTGCGGCGGAGGGCCACACGGAGCCGGCGGGCGAAGAGGCCGAGCCGGCCGGGCCTCGTGCGGCGGCCGACCCCGGGGGCGCGGCCGAGGTGCGTGACGCCCTTGAGGACTGA
- a CDS encoding CinA family protein: protein MRDEGAYAAGLLEELARRGETLAVAESLTGGLVAAGITEVPGASRVFRGSVTAYATGLKRDVLGVDGALLEARGAVDPDVAGAMAGGVRRALGADWGIATTGVAGPTPQDGKPVGTVFAAVAGPGGEAPAVREFRLDGDRTAVRGAAVQAALKLLWDELFENAGAEDTEHPGGI from the coding sequence TTGAGGGATGAGGGCGCGTACGCCGCCGGGCTGCTGGAGGAGCTGGCGCGCCGCGGCGAGACGCTGGCGGTCGCCGAATCGCTGACCGGCGGTCTGGTGGCGGCCGGCATCACGGAGGTGCCGGGCGCCTCACGTGTCTTCCGAGGGTCCGTCACGGCGTACGCCACCGGCCTCAAACGGGACGTGCTGGGCGTGGACGGCGCCCTGCTGGAAGCGCGCGGCGCTGTCGACCCGGACGTGGCCGGTGCCATGGCGGGGGGCGTGCGGCGGGCACTGGGCGCCGACTGGGGCATCGCCACCACCGGAGTGGCGGGGCCCACACCGCAGGACGGGAAGCCGGTCGGCACGGTCTTCGCGGCGGTCGCCGGACCGGGCGGTGAAGCGCCCGCGGTACGGGAGTTCCGGCTGGACGGGGACCGTACGGCGGTGCGCGGGGCGGCGGTTCAAGCGGCGCTCAAGCTGCTGTGGGACGAACTCTTCGAGAATGCGGGGGCAGAGGATACGGAACATCCCGGGGGGATTTGA
- a CDS encoding helix-turn-helix domain-containing protein, with amino-acid sequence MILLRRLLGDVLRRQRQRQGRTLREVSSSARVSLGYLSEVERGQKEASSELLSSICDALEVRMSEVMREVSDELALAELAESATSDTVPAPMRSMLNPIERMTSVTSVTGVPEERVTIKAPTEAVDVVAA; translated from the coding sequence ATGATTCTGCTCCGTCGCCTGTTGGGTGACGTGCTGCGTCGGCAGCGCCAACGCCAGGGCCGTACCCTGCGCGAAGTCTCTTCGTCCGCACGTGTTTCGCTGGGTTATCTCTCCGAAGTGGAACGCGGCCAGAAAGAGGCCTCGTCCGAGCTGCTCTCCTCGATCTGCGACGCCCTCGAAGTGCGGATGTCGGAGGTCATGCGAGAGGTCAGCGACGAGCTGGCGCTCGCGGAGCTCGCCGAGTCCGCCACCAGCGACACGGTGCCCGCGCCGATGCGGTCGATGCTCAACCCGATCGAGCGTATGACGTCTGTGACTTCGGTCACGGGCGTACCGGAAGAGCGCGTCACCATCAAGGCGCCGACGGAGGCCGTGGACGTCGTCGCGGCCTGA
- a CDS encoding Fpg/Nei family DNA glycosylase, translating to MPEGDTVWRTAHELHTALAGAPLTRSDLRVPKLATKDLTGRRVLDVTPRGKHLLARFEDGITLHSHLGMDGSWRVHAPRERWRGGPAHQVRAVLGTAGHTAVGYRLPVLELLRTAEEDRVVGHLGPDLLGPGWDPDEALRRLLADPARPLGEALLDQRNLAGIGNVYRSELCFLARVPPETPVGELRAPERLVALAQRLLEANRARLARNTTGDRRRGNTLWVYGREHRPCLRCGTAVRLGELGPPAERRIAYWCPRCQPAA from the coding sequence ATGCCCGAGGGAGACACGGTCTGGCGCACCGCGCACGAGCTGCACACCGCGCTCGCCGGTGCCCCGCTGACCCGCAGCGACCTGCGGGTGCCGAAGCTCGCCACCAAGGACCTGACGGGCCGCCGCGTGCTGGACGTCACCCCGCGCGGCAAGCACCTGCTGGCCCGCTTCGAGGACGGCATCACCCTCCACTCCCATCTCGGCATGGACGGCTCCTGGCGGGTGCACGCACCGCGTGAGCGCTGGCGCGGCGGTCCGGCGCACCAGGTGCGCGCAGTGCTCGGTACGGCCGGGCACACCGCCGTCGGATACCGTCTCCCGGTGCTCGAGCTGCTGCGTACGGCCGAGGAGGACCGCGTGGTGGGCCATCTGGGCCCGGACCTGCTCGGCCCCGGCTGGGACCCGGACGAGGCGCTGCGCCGCCTCCTCGCCGACCCCGCCCGGCCGCTCGGCGAGGCACTGCTCGACCAGCGCAACCTGGCGGGGATCGGCAACGTGTACCGCTCCGAGCTCTGCTTCCTCGCCCGTGTACCGCCCGAGACGCCCGTCGGTGAACTCCGCGCGCCCGAACGCCTCGTCGCCCTCGCCCAGCGGCTCCTGGAGGCCAACAGAGCGCGTCTCGCCCGCAACACCACCGGCGACCGGCGCCGGGGCAACACGCTGTGGGTGTACGGGCGCGAGCACCGCCCGTGTCTGCGCTGCGGTACGGCGGTGCGCTTGGGCGAACTGGGCCCGCCCGCCGAACGGCGCATCGCCTACTGGTGCCCCCGCTGCCAGCCCGCCGCCTGA
- a CDS encoding ATP-dependent helicase — protein sequence MAQRKTGSVLDVFSPATRAWFTGAFHAPTSAQEGAWRALAEESDALVVAPTGSGKTLAAFLASLDRLASVPPPADRLKRCRVLYVSPLKALAVDVERNLRSPLTGIRQESVRLGLPEPEIQVAIRSGDTPATERRSIARRPPDILITTPESLFLMLTSSAREALTGVETVILDEVHAVAGTKRGAHLALSLERLDELLDRPARRIGLSATVRPVDEVARFLSPQRKATVVQPPSGKEFDLSVVVPVEDMGELGSSPAADAGGAGGAAERPSIWPSVEERIADLVQAHRSTIVFANSRRLAERLCNRLNEIAYERATGEPLPEHHSPAELMAEAGAAKGAPPLLARAHHGSVSKEQRAQVEEDLKAGRLPSVVATSSLELGIDMGAVDLVIQVESPPSVASGLQRVGRAGHQVGAVSAGVVFPKYRGDLVQAAVVTERMKEGGIEALRIPANPLDVLAQQLVAMTAMDTWDVDELLTLVRRAAPFSSLPESAYTSVLDMLAGRYPSDAFAELRPRVVWDRVAHSVTARPGAQRLAVTSGGTIPDRGLFGVFLAGADPKKGGGRVGELDEEMVYESRVGDVFTLGTTSWRIEDITRDRVLVTPAPGVPGRLPFWKGDQLGRPLELGRALGAFLREVGGLPAEAARARLTAAGLDELAVRNALAYLDEQRAACGHVPDDRTIIVERFRDELGDWRVVVHSPFGAQVHAPWALALGARLTEKYGLDAQVMHADDGIVLRLPDADVMGLDLLDEGPGGDASYDTEQAPVGAADVLLDKGEVDQVVTDQVGGSALFAARFRECAARALLLPRRSPGKRTPLWQQRQRAAHLLEVTSEFGSFPIVLEAVRECLQDVFDVPGLTELMGDIEARRVRLVEVTTPEPSPFARSLLFGYVAQYLYEGDSPLAERRAAALSLDSRLLAELLGRAELRELLDADALARLADELQWRTQERRVKDVEGVADLLRVLGPLTDEELAERGAEPGWAGELQGARRAIRVRFASRDHWAAIEDAGRLRDALGVALPVGVPEAFTEPVADPLGDLLARYARTHGPFTSADVADRFGLGPAVADGALHRLAADGRLVQGEFDPSGSAQEWCDAAVLRRLRRRSLAALREELEPVPPAALAAFLPRWQHLDTGSLRGVDGLVRAVEQLQGAPVPASALEKLVLPGRVRHYAPELLDQLTVSGEVLWAGAGALPGKDGWVSLHLAETAPLLLAPPLPLELSSLHEAVLDALRGGYGLFFRQIADHVCATHPEATDPQLADTVWDLAWSGRLTNDTVAPLRSLLGSGRTAGSTAHRAKRAVPRGRYGSLTGATRRPAASRTGPPTVAGRWSLLPAPESDPTHRAHALARTLLDRHGVVTRGAVQAEGVEGGFAAAYRVLAVFEESGQARRGYVVEGLGAAQFAMDGAVDRLRAVSQAREPGAPTRSGEGAAARPVVLAAADPANAYGAALPWPEPPPGAAHKPGRKAGALVVLVDGHLVLYMERGGKTLLAWPEGQQTEPDPAGGAMLQAAADALGQAARDGALGGITVERMNGVPALTAPYAAALEAAGFHATPRGLRIRA from the coding sequence ATGGCGCAGCGAAAGACCGGCTCGGTGCTGGACGTGTTCTCCCCCGCGACCCGTGCGTGGTTCACGGGGGCGTTCCACGCGCCCACGTCCGCGCAGGAGGGCGCCTGGCGGGCGCTGGCCGAGGAGTCGGACGCGCTGGTGGTCGCGCCGACCGGGTCGGGCAAGACGCTGGCCGCGTTCCTGGCGTCGCTGGACCGGCTGGCGTCCGTGCCGCCGCCCGCGGACCGGCTGAAGCGCTGCCGCGTGCTGTACGTATCGCCCCTGAAGGCCCTGGCCGTCGACGTCGAGCGGAATCTGCGCAGCCCGCTGACCGGCATCCGGCAGGAGTCGGTGCGGCTGGGGCTGCCGGAGCCGGAGATCCAGGTCGCGATCCGCTCCGGGGACACCCCGGCGACCGAGCGCAGATCGATCGCGCGCCGCCCGCCGGACATCCTGATCACCACCCCCGAGTCGCTGTTCCTGATGCTCACCTCGTCCGCGCGGGAGGCGCTGACCGGCGTGGAGACGGTCATCCTCGACGAAGTGCACGCCGTCGCCGGGACCAAGCGGGGCGCGCATCTGGCGCTGTCCCTGGAGCGGCTGGACGAGCTGCTGGACCGGCCGGCCCGCCGTATCGGCCTGTCCGCGACCGTGCGTCCGGTGGACGAGGTGGCCCGTTTCCTCTCCCCGCAGCGGAAGGCGACCGTCGTCCAGCCGCCATCGGGGAAGGAGTTCGACCTCTCGGTGGTCGTGCCGGTGGAGGACATGGGCGAGCTGGGGTCTTCTCCCGCGGCGGACGCCGGGGGCGCGGGCGGCGCCGCCGAGCGTCCGTCCATCTGGCCGTCGGTCGAGGAGCGCATCGCGGATTTGGTGCAGGCGCACCGCTCCACGATCGTCTTCGCCAACTCCCGTCGGCTCGCCGAGCGGTTGTGCAACAGACTGAACGAGATCGCGTACGAGCGCGCCACCGGCGAGCCACTCCCCGAGCACCACTCCCCCGCCGAGCTGATGGCCGAGGCGGGCGCCGCCAAGGGCGCGCCGCCGCTGCTCGCCCGCGCACACCACGGCTCCGTCTCGAAGGAGCAGCGCGCGCAGGTCGAGGAGGACCTGAAGGCCGGGCGGCTCCCGTCCGTCGTCGCCACCTCCAGCCTGGAGCTCGGCATCGACATGGGCGCCGTCGACCTGGTGATCCAGGTCGAGTCGCCGCCCTCGGTGGCCTCCGGGCTGCAGCGCGTGGGCCGCGCGGGGCACCAGGTCGGCGCGGTCTCGGCCGGGGTGGTCTTCCCCAAGTACCGCGGTGATCTCGTCCAGGCCGCCGTCGTCACCGAGCGGATGAAGGAAGGCGGCATCGAGGCCCTCCGCATCCCGGCCAACCCGCTGGACGTGCTCGCGCAGCAGCTGGTCGCCATGACGGCCATGGACACCTGGGACGTCGACGAGCTGCTCACGCTCGTACGCCGCGCCGCGCCGTTCTCCTCACTCCCGGAGTCGGCGTACACGTCGGTGCTCGACATGCTGGCCGGCCGGTATCCCTCGGACGCCTTCGCCGAGCTGCGCCCCCGCGTCGTCTGGGACCGCGTCGCGCACTCGGTCACCGCCCGCCCCGGCGCGCAGCGGCTCGCGGTCACCTCGGGAGGCACCATCCCGGACCGGGGCCTGTTCGGCGTCTTCCTCGCCGGCGCCGACCCGAAAAAGGGCGGCGGCCGCGTCGGGGAGCTGGACGAGGAGATGGTGTACGAGTCGCGGGTCGGCGACGTCTTCACCCTCGGCACCACCTCGTGGCGGATCGAGGACATCACCCGGGACCGCGTCCTGGTCACCCCCGCGCCCGGGGTGCCCGGCCGGCTGCCGTTCTGGAAGGGCGACCAGCTGGGCCGCCCGCTCGAACTGGGCCGCGCGCTGGGCGCGTTCCTCCGCGAGGTCGGCGGCCTGCCCGCCGAGGCGGCCCGCGCCCGGCTCACCGCGGCGGGTCTGGACGAGCTGGCCGTGCGCAACGCCCTGGCGTATCTGGACGAGCAGCGCGCCGCCTGCGGCCATGTCCCGGACGACCGGACGATCATCGTCGAGCGCTTCCGCGACGAGCTCGGCGACTGGCGCGTGGTCGTCCACTCCCCGTTCGGGGCGCAGGTGCACGCCCCGTGGGCGCTCGCCCTGGGCGCCCGGCTCACCGAGAAGTACGGCCTGGACGCGCAGGTCATGCACGCGGACGACGGCATCGTGCTGCGGCTGCCCGACGCCGACGTGATGGGCCTCGACCTGCTGGACGAAGGGCCGGGCGGCGACGCCTCGTACGACACGGAGCAGGCCCCCGTAGGCGCCGCCGACGTGCTGCTCGACAAGGGCGAGGTCGACCAGGTCGTCACCGACCAGGTGGGCGGCTCGGCGCTGTTCGCCGCCCGCTTCCGCGAGTGCGCCGCGCGGGCGCTGCTGCTGCCCCGGCGCAGTCCGGGCAAGCGCACCCCGCTGTGGCAGCAGCGTCAGCGCGCGGCCCATCTGCTGGAGGTGACCAGTGAGTTCGGCTCCTTCCCGATCGTGCTGGAGGCCGTCCGCGAGTGCCTGCAGGACGTCTTCGACGTGCCGGGCCTGACCGAGCTGATGGGCGACATCGAGGCGCGCCGGGTCCGGCTGGTCGAGGTGACCACCCCCGAGCCGTCGCCGTTCGCCCGCTCGCTGCTGTTCGGTTACGTCGCGCAGTATCTGTACGAGGGCGACTCCCCGCTGGCCGAGCGCCGCGCCGCCGCCCTCTCCCTCGACTCGCGGTTGCTCGCCGAGCTGCTCGGCCGGGCCGAGCTGCGCGAGCTGCTGGACGCCGACGCGCTGGCGCGGCTGGCGGACGAGCTGCAGTGGCGCACCCAGGAGCGGCGCGTCAAGGACGTCGAGGGCGTCGCCGACCTGCTGCGCGTCCTGGGCCCGCTCACGGACGAGGAGTTGGCCGAGCGCGGCGCGGAGCCGGGCTGGGCCGGGGAGTTGCAGGGCGCACGCCGGGCGATCCGGGTGCGGTTCGCGTCCCGGGACCACTGGGCGGCGATCGAGGACGCGGGCAGGCTGCGGGACGCGCTCGGCGTCGCGCTGCCCGTCGGCGTCCCGGAGGCGTTCACCGAGCCGGTGGCCGATCCGCTCGGCGACCTGCTCGCGCGGTACGCCCGCACGCACGGCCCGTTCACCTCGGCCGACGTGGCCGACCGGTTCGGCCTGGGGCCCGCCGTCGCGGACGGCGCGCTGCACCGGCTCGCCGCGGACGGCCGTCTCGTGCAGGGCGAGTTCGATCCCTCCGGGAGCGCCCAGGAGTGGTGCGACGCCGCTGTGCTGCGCCGCCTGCGGCGCCGCTCGCTGGCCGCGCTGCGCGAGGAGCTGGAGCCGGTGCCGCCCGCCGCGCTCGCCGCGTTCCTGCCGCGCTGGCAGCACCTGGACACGGGCAGCCTGCGAGGCGTCGACGGCCTGGTGCGCGCCGTCGAGCAGCTCCAGGGCGCGCCCGTGCCGGCCTCCGCGCTGGAGAAGCTGGTCCTGCCCGGTCGCGTACGGCACTACGCACCGGAGCTGCTCGACCAGCTCACCGTCTCCGGCGAGGTCCTCTGGGCGGGCGCCGGTGCGCTGCCCGGCAAGGACGGCTGGGTCTCCCTGCATCTCGCCGAAACGGCGCCGCTGCTGCTGGCACCGCCGCTGCCGCTCGAGCTGTCGTCGCTGCACGAGGCGGTGCTGGACGCGCTGCGCGGTGGGTACGGCCTGTTCTTCCGCCAGATCGCCGACCACGTCTGCGCCACGCACCCGGAGGCCACCGATCCGCAGCTCGCCGACACGGTCTGGGACCTGGCCTGGTCGGGGCGGCTCACCAACGACACCGTCGCGCCGCTCCGTTCGCTCCTCGGCTCCGGCCGCACCGCGGGCTCGACGGCGCACCGCGCCAAACGGGCCGTGCCGCGCGGCCGTTACGGCTCGCTGACCGGCGCCACGCGGCGCCCCGCGGCCTCCCGTACAGGGCCGCCGACGGTCGCCGGACGCTGGTCGCTGCTCCCCGCCCCGGAGAGCGATCCGACGCACCGCGCGCACGCGCTGGCCCGCACCCTGCTCGACCGGCACGGCGTGGTCACCCGGGGCGCGGTGCAGGCGGAGGGCGTCGAGGGCGGCTTCGCCGCGGCGTACCGGGTGCTGGCGGTCTTCGAGGAGAGCGGCCAGGCCCGCCGCGGTTACGTGGTCGAGGGGCTGGGCGCCGCGCAGTTCGCGATGGACGGCGCCGTGGACCGGCTGCGTGCGGTGAGCCAGGCGCGGGAGCCCGGAGCGCCCACGCGGAGCGGCGAGGGCGCGGCCGCACGCCCCGTGGTGCTGGCCGCCGCCGACCCTGCGAACGCGTACGGCGCCGCTCTCCCCTGGCCCGAGCCCCCGCCGGGCGCGGCGCACAAGCCCGGCCGGAAAGCCGGCGCGCTGGTGGTGCTGGTGGACGGCCACCTGGTGCTGTACATGGAGCGGGGCGGCAAGACGCTCCTCGCCTGGCCCGAGGGCCAGCAGACCGAGCCGGATCCGGCCGGCGGCGCCATGCTGCAGGCGGCGGCCGACGCGCTCGGCCAGGCCGCCCGGGACGGGGCGCTCGGCGGCATCACGGTCGAGCGGATGAACGGCGTCCCCGCGCTCACCGCCCCGTACGCCGCCGCGCTGGAGGCGGCGGGCTTCCACGCGACGCCGCGCGGCCTCCGGATACGGGCGTGA
- a CDS encoding AraC family transcriptional regulator, with protein MSSGEWARHWQYERLPGLDLLRAHYVRQTFPRHAHDGYVFGAVSAGIQVVGMPYGTERVSAGQVVMINPEVPHTSHAGVPEGWAYATLYADSRTIADIAAETTVLRGTAGFADTVADDARSARLLTEVHRAAEEGNALAADSLFRVAIARLLRGHGGPLPEREISTAGARNAVRARAILEARMSDPPTLEQLAGELGGSPFSLLRAFRERYGMPPHTWLTDARVRRARGLLEAGTPPAEVATAVGFTDQPHLGRHFRRIVGVPPAAYQRERRGTAA; from the coding sequence GTGAGCAGCGGGGAGTGGGCACGGCACTGGCAGTACGAGCGGCTGCCGGGGCTCGACCTGCTGCGCGCGCACTACGTACGGCAGACCTTCCCGCGGCACGCGCACGACGGCTACGTCTTCGGCGCGGTCTCCGCGGGCATCCAGGTCGTCGGGATGCCGTACGGCACGGAGCGGGTCAGCGCGGGACAGGTCGTCATGATCAACCCGGAGGTGCCGCACACGTCGCACGCGGGTGTGCCGGAGGGCTGGGCGTACGCCACGCTCTACGCCGACTCCCGCACCATCGCGGACATCGCCGCCGAGACCACCGTGCTGCGCGGCACGGCCGGGTTCGCGGACACGGTCGCCGACGACGCGCGCTCCGCACGCCTCCTGACGGAGGTGCACCGGGCCGCGGAGGAGGGGAACGCGCTGGCCGCCGACAGCCTGTTCCGCGTCGCCATCGCGCGGCTGCTGCGCGGGCACGGCGGGCCGCTGCCGGAGCGCGAGATCAGTACGGCGGGCGCGCGCAACGCCGTACGCGCCCGCGCGATCCTCGAGGCGCGGATGTCCGATCCGCCGACCCTGGAGCAGCTCGCCGGGGAGCTGGGCGGGAGCCCGTTCTCGCTGCTGCGGGCGTTCCGGGAGCGGTACGGCATGCCGCCGCACACGTGGCTCACCGACGCGCGGGTGCGCAGGGCGCGGGGGCTGCTGGAGGCCGGGACGCCGCCCGCCGAGGTGGCCACCGCCGTCGGCTTCACCGACCAGCCGCACCTGGGGCGGCACTTCCGCCGGATCGTCGGCGTCCCGCCCGCCGCCTACCAGCGGGAGCGGCGGGGCACGGCGGCGTAG